A region from the Medicago truncatula cultivar Jemalong A17 chromosome 6, MtrunA17r5.0-ANR, whole genome shotgun sequence genome encodes:
- the LOC25496307 gene encoding G-type lectin S-receptor-like serine/threonine-protein kinase At1g34300, producing MYHKSHFLFLTFLLFTAAMTTAATAVNPGCTLYASNTNQSWSSTSSTFSLRFVPVDPPTSPPSFLAAIVYSGGAPVVWTAGNSTAVDSSGSFQFLTNGNLRLINGSGATVWDSGTANMGATSATVEDSGKLAILNGTKEVWSSFDHLTDTLLPSQNFTVGKILKSGDYSFSLGKNGNLNLIWNDSITFWTHGLNSSVNVSLSNPVLGLTSIGILQLSDVKLSTPVIVAYSSDYDNVGSGVSDVLRVLKLDRDGNLRIYNTSRGSGNPVARWAAVQDQCKVYAFCGNYGICSYNDTNPICGCPSENFEMIDGIRKGCRRKVDLDSCQGNETMLTLDHTQLLTYYPETDSSLLIGFTACRGNCLSGSRACFASTSLLDGSGHCYLKSVDFFSGYYSPTLPSISYVKVCSPLAPNPPPSLGETVKEKSSSVPAWVIVVIILGTLLVGIAIESGLWIWCCRNTARFGVLSARYALLEYASGAPIQFTYKELQRSTKGFKEKLGAGGFGAVYRGILVNKTVVAVKQLEGIEQGEKQFRMEVATISSTHHLNLVRLIGFCSEGRRRLLVYEFMKNSSLDNFLFPEEEQLGKLLNWEYRYNIALGTAKGITYLHEECRDCIVHCDIKPENILLDENYVAKVSDFGLAKLVNPKEHRHRTLTSVRGTRGYLAPEWIANLPITSKSDVYSYGMVLLEIVSGKRNFNVSDETDRKKFSIWAYEEFEKGNIKGILDKRLADMEVDMEQVMRAIQVCFWCIQEQPSQRPVMSKVVQMLEGVKEIEKPPSLKLVIEGPVSETSIYISSNVSAFSTIGASPNVPSSPSIQISGVSYFASGRNPEKATSSLLQSNQ from the coding sequence ATGTACCACAAATCCCACTTTCTATTCTTaacttttcttctcttcaccgCTGCGATGACCACCGCCGCGACAGCCGTCAACCCCGGTTGCACTCTCTATGCCTCCAACACCAACCAATCATGGTCCTCCACAAGTTCCACTTTCTCTTTACGTTTTGTCCCTGTCGACCCACCAACCTCTCCTCCTTCCTTCCTCGCCGCCATTGTGTACTCTGGTGGAGCTCCTGTTGTCTGGACAGCAGGTAACTCCACCGCTGTCGACTCCAGTGGTTCCTTCCAGTTTCTTACCAACGGCAACCTTCGTCTCATTAACGGTTCTGGCGCCACCGTCTGGGACTCTGGGACTGCTAATATGGGTGCAACATCAGCCACTGTTGAAGACAGTGGTAAATTGGCGATTTTGAACGGAACAAAGGAAGTTTGGTCGAGCTTTGATCATCTTACAGATACCCTTTTGCCTTCTCAGAATTTTACTGTTGGTAAGATTTTGAAATCTGGTGATTATAGTTTTAGTCTTGGAAAGAATggtaatttgaatttgatttggaATGATAGTATAACTTTTTGGACTCATGGTTTGAATTCTTCTGTGAATGTGAGTTTGAGTAATCCTGTTTTAGGGTTAACATCCATTGGAATTTTGCAACTTTCTGATGTGAAATTGAGTACCCCTGTTATTGTTGCTTATAGTAGTGACTACGATAATGTAGGGAGTGGTGTGAGCGATGTTCTTAGGGTCTTGAAATTAGATAGGGATGGGAATTTGAGGATTTATAACACTTCTAGGGGTAGTGGAAATCCGGTTGCGAGATGGGCGGCCGTTCAGGACCAGTGTAAGGTTTATGCTTTTTGCGGAAACTATGGTATTTGCAGTTATAATGATACGAACCCTATTTGTGGTTGTCCTTCGGAGAATTTCGAGATGATTGATGGTATTAGAAAAGGGTGTAGGAGGAAAGTGGATCTTGATAGTTGTCAAGGGAATGAAACTATGTTGACATTGGATCATACGCAGTTATTAACTTATTACCCTGAGACTGATTCGTCGCTTCTCATTGGTTTCACGGCGTGTAGAGGAAATTGTCTCTCAGGTTCGCGTGCTTGTTTTGCTTCTACTTCGTTGTTGGATGGAAGTGGACATTGTTATTTGAAGTCGGTAGATTTTTTCAGTGGATATTATAGTCCAACGTTACCTAGTATTTCGTATGTCAAGGTTTGTTCGCCGTTGGCTCCAAATCCACCACCCTCTTTGGGGGAGACGGTGAAGGAAAAGAGTTCGAGTGTACCTGCTTGGGTTATTGTGGTTATTATTCTGGGAACCCTTTTAGTTGGGATTGCTATTGAAAGCGGATTATGGATTTGGTGCTGTAGAAATACTGCAAGGTTTGGTGTATTGTCGGCTCGGTATGCACTTCTAGAATACGCTTCAGGTGCGCCGATTCAGTTCACATACAAGGAACTTCAGCGCTCGACAAAAGGGTTCAAGGAGAAGCTCGGAGCTGGTGGATTTGGTGCTGTGTATCGAGGAATTCTTGTTAACAAAACTGTTGTTGCGGTGAAACAGCTTGAGGGAATTGAGCAAGGGGAGAAACAGTTTAGAATGGAAGTTGCAACGATAAGCAGTACTCATCATCTTAATTTGGTGAGACTTATAGGTTTTTGCTCGGAAGGACGCCGCAGGCTTTTAGTCTATGAGTTCATGAAAAATAGTTCCttggataattttttattcCCGGAAGAAGAGCAACTGGGAAAACTGTTGAATTGGGAGTATCGGTACAATATAGCGCTCGGCACTGCAAAAGGAATCACATACCTGCACGAGGAGTGTCGCGACTGCATAGTCCACTGTGATATCAAACCTGAAAACATTCTCTTGGACGAGAATTACGTCGCTAAAGTATCGGATTTCGGTCTGGCAAAGCTCGTTAATCCGAAGGAACATAGACACAGAACGTTGACAAGCGTACGAGGAACAAGAGGATATTTAGCCCCTGAATGGATTGCAAATCTTCCTATAACATCGAAATCTGATGTTTACAGCTACGGCATGGTTTTGTTAGAGATTGTGAGCGGAAAGAGGAACTTTAATGTCTCCGACGAAACAGATAGGAAGAAATTCTCAATTTGGGCCTATGAAGAGTTTGAGAAAGGTAACATCAAAGGAATTTTGGATAAAAGACTGGCCGATATGGAAGTTGATATGGAGCAAGTTATGAGAGCGATTCAGGTATGCTTTTGGTGCATCCAAGAGCAACCATCTCAAAGACCGGTGATGAGCAAAGTCGTTCAAATGCTAGAAGGTGTAAAAGAAATTGAGAAACCACCTTCTCTAAAATTAGTCATTGAAGGACCTGTTAGCGAAACCAGCATCTACATTAGTAGCAATGTTAGTGCATTTTCCACAATTGGAGCCTCACCAAATGTTCCTTCATCACCATCAATCCAGATTAGTGGTGTTTCATACTTCGCCTCGGGACGAAACCCTGAGAAGGCAACTTCATCCCTCTTGCAATCAAATCAATGA
- the LOC120576005 gene encoding uncharacterized protein, whose translation MAEEDSSDSDVQSVVIDRHSKDPSQDPRSPYFLHPSENPGAVLVSPSLNDNNYHNWSRAMRRALSSKNKIKFINGTLLQPPVLDPNYNLWDRCNNMVISWITRTLSPHIYQSTICIDSAYELWKDLEDRFTYSRTRPKECWA comes from the coding sequence ATGGCTGAAGAAGATTCTTCAGATTCTGATGTACAAAGCGTTGTCATCGATCGACATTCAAAAGACCCGTCGCAAGATCCGCGTAGTCCATACTTTCTCCATCCTAGTGAGAATCCTGGCGCTGTTCTCGTTTCGCCGTCTCTGAACGACAACAATTATCACAATTGGTCTCGTGCGATGCGTCGAGCTCTCTCATCGAAGAACAAAATCAAGTTCATCAATGGTACACTTCTTCAACCTCCGGTTCTTGATCCCAATTATAATCTCTGGGATCGTTGTAACAACATGGTAATTTCTTGGATCACCAGAACTCTTTCCCCTCACATTTATCAAAGTACAATTTGTATTGATTCTGCGTATGAATTATGGAAAGACCTTGAAGATCGATTTACCTATTCACGTACCAGGCCCAAAGAGTGTTGGGCgtga
- the LOC25496306 gene encoding G-type lectin S-receptor-like serine/threonine-protein kinase At1g34300, with protein MYLKIFLFLAFILFVAATVTAVNPGDTLSASTNQSWSSPSSTFSLRFIQTTPPTTPPSFLAAVVYSGGAPVVWTAGNSIAVDSGGSFQFQTNGNLRLVNGSGAVKWDSNTTRLGGTSVKIQDSGKLVILNGTKEVWSSFDHLTDTLLPSTNFSVGKVLKSGDYSFSLAKIGNLSLIWNDSVTFWTHGLNSSVNGSLSNPVLGLSPIGILQLSDVNLSTPVPVAYSSDYADAGSGGSDVLRVLKLDSDGNLRIYSTSRGSGSPIARWAAVQDQCQVYAFCGNYGICSYNDTNPICGCPSENFEVNDGGKGCRRKVDLANCRGNETMLELDHTQFLTYPPESLSQSFFIGISACRGNCLSGSGACYASTSLSDGTGQCYIKSVDLVSGYHSPALPSTSYVKVCPPLALNPPPTSGETVNEKSSSVPGWVVLVVVLGTLLGVVAIEGGLWFWCCRKTARFGVLSAQYALLEYASGAPVQFTYKELQRSTKNFKEKLGAGGFGAVYRGILVNKTVVAVKQLEGIEQGEKQFRMEVATISSTHHLNLVRLIGFCSEGRHRLLVYEFMKNSSLDNFLFPKEEQSGKLLNWEYRYNIALGTARGITYLHEECRDCIVHCDIKPENILLDDNYVAKVSDFGLAKLVNPKDHRHRTLTSVRGTRGYLAPEWIANLPTTSKSDVYSYGMVLLEIVSGRRNFDVSEETNRKKFSTWAYEEFEKGNIKGILDKRLADVEVDTEQVTRAIQVCFWCIQEQPSQRPAMSKVVQMLEGVKEIEKPAPPKFVAEGPVSGTSTYISSNVSAFSTVGASPNVPSSSSSIQTSGVSNFASGRNPEKASSSLLQSDQ; from the coding sequence ATGTACCTTAAAATCTTTCTATTTTTAGCCTTTATTCTCTTTGTTGCCGCCACCGTCACCGCCGTCAACCCTGGCGACACCCTCTCCGCCTCCACCAACCAATCATGGTCATCACCATCCTCCACTTTCTCCCTCCGTTTCATCCAAACCACCCCACCAACAACCCCTCCTTCCTTCCTCGCCGCCGTAGTCTACTCCGGTGGAGCTCCAGTTGTCTGGACAGCTGGAAACTCCATCGCAGTTGACTCCGGGGGCTCCTTTCAGTTTCAAACCAACGGGAATCTCCGTCTTGTCAACGGCTCAGGCGCTGTGAAATGGGACAGCAACACAACAAGGTTGGGTGGTACATCAGTTAAAATTCAAGATAGTGGCAAATTGGTCATTTTGAATGGGACAAAGGAAGTTTGGTCAAGCTTTGATCATCTTACAGATACCCTTTTGCCATCTACAAATTTTAGTGTTGGTAAGGTATTGAAATCTGGTGATTATAGTTTTAGTCTTGCAAAGATTGgtaatttgagtttgatttggAATGATAGTGTAACTTTTTGGACACATGGTTTGAATTCATCTGTTAATGGTAGTTTGAGTAATCCTGTTTTAGGTTTGTCGCCTATTGGGATTTTGCAGCTTAGTGATGTGAATTTGAGTACACCTGTTCCTGTTGCTTATAGTAGTGATTATGCTGATGCTGGGAGTGGTGGGAGTGATGTTTTGAGGGTTTTGAAGTTGGACAGTGATGGGAATTTGAGGATTTATAGTACTTCTAGAGGGAGTGGGAGTCCGATTGCGAGATGGGCGGCTGTTCAGGACCAGTGTCAGGTTTATGCTTTTTGTGGGAATTATGGTATTTGTAGTTATAATGATACGAATCCGATTTGTGGGTGTCCTTCGGAGAATTTCGAAGTGAATGATGGTGGAAAAGGGTGTAGGAGGAAGGTGGATCTTGCTAATTGTCGAGGGAATGAGACTATGCTGGAGTTGGATCATACACAGTTTTTGACTTATCCTCCTGAATCCTTGTCGCAGTCGTTTTTCATCGGTATATCGGCGTGTCGAGGGAATTGTCTCTCTGGGTCGGGTGCTTGTTATGCTTCTACGTCTTTGTCGGATGGAACGGGGCAATGTTACATTAAATCGGTGGATTTAGTTAGTGGTTATCATAGTCCTGCTTTACCTAGTACTTCTTATGTCAAAGTTTGTCCGCCGTTGGCTCTGAATCCACCACCTACTTCTGGGGAGACGGTGAACGAGAAGAGTTCGAGTGTACCTGGTTGGGTTGTTCTAGTTGTTGTTTTGGGTACCCTTTTAGGCGTGGTTGCTATTGAAGGTGGTTTATGGTTTTGGTGTTGTAGAAAAACTGCAAGGTTTGGTGTATTGTCGGCTCAATACGCTCTTCTTGAGTACGCTTCTGGTGCGCCGGTTCAGTTCACATACAAGGAGCTTCAGCGCTCTACAAAAAACTTCAAGGAGAAGCTCGGAGCCGGTGGATTTGGTGCTGTGTATCGAGGAATTCTTGTTAACAAAACTGTTGTTGCAGTAAAACAACTTGAAGGAATTGAGCAAGGTGAGAAACAGTTTAGGATGGAAGTTGCAACTATAAGCAGTACTCATCATTTGAATTTGGTGAGACTTATCGGCTTTTGCTCGGAAGGACGCCACAGGCTTTTAGTCTACGAGTTCATGAAAAACAGTTCCTTAGATAACTTTTTATTCCCAAAAGAAGAGCAATCGGGAAAGCTGTTGAATTGGGAGTACCGGTACAATATTGCACTTGGCACTGCTAGAGGAATCACATACCTTCATGAGGAGTGTCGTGACTGCATAGTCCACTGTGATATCAAACCTGAAAACATTCTCTTGGACGATAATTACGTCGCTAAAGTCTCGGATTTCGGTCTTGCAAAGCTCGTTAATCCAAAAGACCATAGACACAGGACTTTGACAAGTGTACGAGGAACAAGAGGATATTTAGCCCCTGAGTGGATTGCAAATCTTCCGACAACATCGAAATCTGATGTTTACAGCTACGGCATGGTCTTGTTAGAGATTGTGAGCGGAAGGAGGAACTTCGATGTCTCCGAGGAAACAAATAGGAAGAAATTTTCCACTTGGGCCTATGAAGAGTTTGAGAAAGGTAACATCAAAGGAATTTTGGACAAAAGACTCGCAGACGTAGAAGTCGATACCGAGCAAGTTACAAGGGCAATTCAAGTATGCTTTTGGTGCATCCAAGAGCAGCCGTCTCAACGTCCAGCGATGAGCAAAGTTGTTCAAATGCTAGAAGGAGTAAAAGAAATTGAGAAGCCAGCTCCTCCTAAGTTTGTTGCTGAAGGACCTGTTAGTGGAACCAGCACCTATATTAGCAGCAATGTAAGTGCATTTTCCACAGTTGGAGCCTCACCAAATGTTCCTTCGTCATCTTCATCAATCCAGACTAGTGGTGTTTCAAACTTTGCCTCGGGAAGAAATCCTGAGAAGGCAAGTTCATCCCTTTTACAATCAGATCAATGA
- the LOC25496309 gene encoding protein DETOXIFICATION 54 — translation MVFRNLEEEKLKNTYLSTNMREDDKDHDFFSHKFPTTSQVVEELKELWSMALPLTAMNMLVFVRAVVSVLFLGRLGSLELAGGALSIGFTNITGYSVLVGLASGLEPVCSQAFGSKNWELLSLSLQRMVLILLMAIVPISLLWLNLEKIMLFMGQDGKITEMAAIYCFYSLPDLLTNTLLQPLRVFLRSQKVTKPMMYCSLIAVLFHVPLNYFLVMVMQFGVPGVAMASVLTNMNMVVLMAGYVGLFRKKEMMLKWPGCGGGGGGMMVVSEGLGELMKLAVPSCLMICLEWWWYEIVTVLAGYLENPTLAVAATGILIQTTSMMYTVPMALAACVSARVGNELGAGKPYKAKLAAMVALACAFVMGFINVTWTVILRYGWAGLFTNDEPVKALVASVMPIMGLCELGNCPQTTGCGILRGTARPVIGANINLGSFYFVGTPVAVGLAFWFKIGFSGLWFGLLSAQVACALSILYVVIIKTDWEAEALKAEKLTMVEMVMNKDKKKNEECKGLLENENGNKIDMC, via the exons ATGGTTTTTAGAAAcctagaagaagaaaag CTGAAGAACACATATTTGTCAACAAATATGAGAGAAGATGATAAAGACCATGATTTCTTTTCTCACAAATTCCCTACAACCTCTCAG GTGGTGGAAGAGTTGAAGGAACTTTGGAGCATGGCTTTACCATTAACAGCCATGAACATGCTAGTTTTTGTTAGAGCTGTTGTTTCAGTTCTCTTCCTTGGTCGTCTTGGTAGCTTAGAGCTAGCAGGTGGTGCACTGTCCATAGGTTTCACAAACATAACAGGGTACTCTGTTCTCGTCGGCCTCGCCTCCGGTCTCGAACCGGTTTGTAGCCAAGCTTTCGGTAGCAAAAATTGGGAACTTCTTTCCCTTTCACTACAACGGATGGTTCTCATACTTCTAATGGCAATTGTGCCCATAAGTCTCCTTTGGCTTAACCTTGAAAAAATCATGCTTTTCATGGGACAAGATGGTAAAATCACTGAAATGGCAGCAATATATTGTTTCTATTCACTACCTGATCTTTTAACAAATACTTTGTTACAACCTTTGAGAGTGTTTTTAAGGTCACAAAAAGTGACAAAACCTATGATGTATTGCTCCCTTATAGCAGTTCTTTTTCATGTGCCTTTGAATTATTTCTTGGTTATGGTGATGCAATTTGGTGTACCGGGCGTGGCGATGGCGTCCGTGTTAACGAATATGAACATGGTCGTGTTGATGGCGGGGTATGTCGGGTTGTTTAGGAAGAAGGAGATGATGTTAAAATGGCCGGGTTGTGGCGGCGGTGGCGGAGGGATGATGGTGGTTAGTGAAGGTTTGGGGGAGTTGATGAAATTGGCTGTACCTAGTTGTCTTATGATATGTTTGGAATGGTGGTGGTATGAGATTGTTACTGTTTTGGCTGGTTATTTGGAGAATCCTACATTGGCTGTTGCTGCTACTGGGATTTTGATTCAGACAACTAGTATGATGTATACTGTCCCTATGGCTCTTGCTGCTTGTGTTTCTGCTAGG GTAGGGAATGAGCTTGGAGCAGGTAAACCCTACAAAGCAAAGCTAGCAGCCATGGTAGCTTTAGCATGTGCATTTGTGATGGGCTTTATCAATGTAACATGGACAGTGATCCTCAGATACGGATGGGCCGGGCTTTTCACAAACGACGAGCCCGTCAAAGCCTTAGTTGCATCAGTCATGCCGATTATGGGCCTATGCGAGCTTGGAAACTGCCCACAAACAACCGGCTGCGGCATCCTTCGTGGAACGGCCCGGCCCGTCATAGGGGCCAACATAAACCTAGGCTCATTCTACTTTGTCGGTACTCCGGTTGCCGTGGGCTTGGCATTTTGGTTCAAGATTGGGTTTAgtgggctttggtttgggcttttaTCTGCACAAGTGGCATGTGCTTTGTCAATTTTATATGTTGTGATTATAAAAACTGATTGGGAAGCTGAGGCATTGAAGGCAGAGAAACTAACAATGGTAGAGATGGTGATgaacaaagacaagaagaaaaatgaagaatgcAAAGGTTTATTAGAGAATGAAAATGGGAACAAAATTGACATGTGCTAA